Below is a genomic region from Halogeometricum sp. S1BR25-6.
TGCTTCACGTCGAACCGGACGACGTTCGGACATCGCTAGAAACGTTTCGTCGATACGACGATCACGACCTCAGCTTCACTGACGCGACAATAGTCACTCTGTGTGACTCGCGTGGTATCGATGCTGTGCTGAGCTTCGACACAGATTTTGACGGACTCGTTGAGCGTATCGAGCCAGGGTACTAAGAGGTGACTCGCTTAGAGAGTCACACGCAAATCCTGCTGAAGCTGCCGAACACGCACGGAACAGACAGAGGATGCATACAGCAGAGCAGGTGGCTCCTATCGACCGAAGCGAGAACCGAATACTCAATTCCACCTCGAAAGACGAACGCACAGCTGACAAGGATACCGAGAAGGTACGAGAGTAGCAGGTGCGAATTGGCACCGAGACCGACGGATTCTGAGAACTGAAATAACGCCGGTATCGTGGAGTCTTGGAAAACAAAGAGCGTTGCGAACAGATAGAAAAGCGCACTTGAAAGGAGATGTATACCGCACAGGAGATACGCGAGTGTACTGCAACGATCGAACCGGTGGTCACCGAGGCAATAAAAAGAGGACGACCACAGTGGCTCTCGACCTTACTCGGTGAGAGCCTGTTCGAACTGTGCTGTATCGGTGTAATGCTGGACTCGCGTGACACGGCCATCTTCCATGTCCCACACGTGTGCAAACGGCACAGTAAGGGTCTCGCCCGCCTTGACGGCTGTTCCTCGGTGGTGACCGAGCGCAACGACTGTCTGTCCAGCCTGGAGGATTCGGTCAGGTTCAACCGCAAAATCAGCAATATCTGAAAGGAGGCGTTCGAACATGCTTCCAACCGCTTCGGGGCCGTGATAGGTGCCGCGATAGCGCGATCCTTCAGGTTCGATCCACTCGATCGTTTCATCGAAGAGTTCCATCACTGCCTCGAAATCCCGTTCGTTGAATGCTTTGTACCCCTCACGCAAGGCGTCAGCGTTGTCCTGTTGTTGTGTTGCCATTGGTCAGTTACCTCCCTGGGCTTCGACCTAATAGAGAGTGCCCGTCATTGTGAAGTGGTAACATTTTCACTCCAGAGCTGTATAACGAGTATTCGGGTGAATCTGATAACGGAAAGAGGTAACGTGCTGCATTCGCGCTCTCCATTCAGTGGAGCCTCAGCAAACGATCAGTGACGGAGGATTTCAACAGAACCGGTCTTGCAGGTCTGAAACGACGTCTTCGATACGTCCGTCAGGTCGACGATCGCGAAGCCGCCTCCCATATCTGGTGACTGGGCCACGCTCGACGAAGATGTGCCAAGCGAGAGCGACGCCGATTTTCCGATGTCGTTTCCCGCTGATCGGAATGTATGCTAAGGCGCACCGAGTGCGATCGAGTCCCGTGGCTCACGGTCGGAAAAAAGAGAATGGACGGCTGAAGGCGATGGGTCGACGTCGGCGTCGGTGCCGACGCCGAACGCGGCGCGGACGCCTCGGTCGATCAGTCGTCGCTGGCTTCCTGCGCCGCGCTGAGTTTCGCCTGTTCGCGGGCGCTCGGGTTGACGGACTCCTTGAACGGAACCTCGGCGACCGTGGCGTAGACGGAGTCTTCCCCGTCTTCGGCGTACTCGTCGGGGAGGTGCACCTCGAACTCGATGTCGAGGTCCTCCTCGTAGATTTCGTCGTTGAGTTCCGCTCCGGTCTCGTTCTGGAGTTTCTCCGCGGGAACGAACCCGAGTCCGATGTTCGTCTCGAGTTCGGGGTTCCACCACGGCGAGGTCATGTACCCGCACTCGTTGCCCGTGTCGGGGTCGGAGACGATCCAGAAGTCCGGCGCGTAGTCGCGGATCGGTTCGCCGGCCATCTTGAGACCGACCATCTTGAGGTTGAACGGGTACTCGCCGCTCTCGATCTGTTCTTTCTGCTCCTCCAGCGCCTCCTTCCCGATGTAGTCGCCTTCCTTGTCGTCGGGAACTTGGTACCCCAGGTTCACCTGGAACGGCGAGGTCTCGTGGTCCATGTCCTGACCCCACGAGAGGATCCCGGCCGCGATTCGGCGGTGGTGACCCGGAGCGATCTGCATCCCACCGTGCTCTTTGACGGTGTCGAGCACCGGGTCCCAGACGCGTTCGGCGTTCTCCATCGCGTCTTTGACGTATATCTCGAAGCCTTTCTCGCCCGAGAACCCAGTCTGACTCACCAGCACGTCGGCGCCGTTGATTTCGGCGTCCATCAGACCGTAGTAGGGAATCTCGCTGACCTCCTCGCCGACGACGTCGATCATCACGTCCTCGGAGAGCGGACCCTGAATCTGCATCGGGGCGACGTCGATCTCGTCGATCTCGACGTCGAAGTCCATTCCGACGTTGACGCCCTGCAGCCACTGCATGAGCGTGGAGTCCGAAATGGAGAACCAGAACTCGTCGTCCTCGACGCGGAGAAGGATCGGGTCGTTGAGGACCCCGCCGTCCTCGTTGCAGAGGATGACGTACTTGCCCTTCATCGTGTCAATTTCGGTGGCGTCACGCGTGATGACGTAGTCGGTGAGCGCTTCGGCGTCCGGGCCCTTCACGCGAATCTGGCGCTCGACGGCGACGTCCCACAGGGTGACCTTCTCGGTCAGCGCTTCGTACTCGGCCATTGCGCCGCCCTCTTCGGGTTCGACGAGGCCGCGCGGGTGGTACGTTCGGTTGTACACCGTGCAGCGCCAGGCGCCCTCTTCGTTGAACGACTTGTCGAAGAACGGCGACTTCCGCACGCGGGTCGAAACGAGCATCTGGATTCCCGGGTCTCCGCTCTGGCGGAGGTTTCGGGGCAGTACGCGGTCTGACTGGTCGACACCCGGATGGTTCGGGTGTTCGGCATCCTCTCTCATAGCATTCAATCCAACAGGGTAAACCTAGATAAAAGACGGTGTTCAACACGTCTATCCTTTATATCCCCTCCCGGAAAATCCACGGCGTTCGATGGTAGTTCCGAGCCGAACACGGTGACGGGAGATACCGACGAATCCGCCCCTCGTCCGTCGTAGGTCGTCCAACAGGGCGCCCGAGAGTTATCGACCGAGAGGACGACCAGAGAGCGACGCGGAGATGCCCACCGCGCGTCCTTCGGTCGGAGAACAACGGGTCACAGTCGGGATGTGACCGCCGCGAGGGTCCGCAGCCACCGTCGGCCGTCGATACAGGATGCCGGTCGACGCCGTCTTCAAGTCGCGGAGAGCGGAGTCCGATACGTGGCGAACGAACTGCCGCCCGTCTCGGACGTAGGTGCACCGCTGTTCGCTTCCGGTGTGTCGTGAGCGGGGTGGACGGGGGCGGCGCAGGTTGAGTAGTCGGTCGGTGGTGTAGCCGTTCTCCGGGCGCGGTCGTTCACTCTTCGTCTTTCGGCTCAGCGATCGTCGCGGCGATGAGGTTTCGCATCCCGCGTCGGAGTCGGCCGCTCATCGCCGTCGACGATAACCCCATCTCCTCGGCGACTTCGGTCAGCGAGATGTCCCGCGGCTCCTGGAAGTGTCCCTTCTCGTAGGCGGTTTGGAGAGCGGTCCGCTGTTCGAGGGTGAGTCCGTACGAACTTTCGCCTCCCGCGCTCTCGTTTCCGTAGATTTCTATGATCTCGAGCGAAATGTCGTTCTCGCGAGCGTACTGCCACACCGAGTTGAGCGCCTCTTTGTCGGGGAGGAGAAGCCGGACGAGCCATCCGTTTCCTTTCGTCTCCGTGTGGGCCAAGAAGCCGTTGACGTCCGTCACGACGGCGCTGATCAGCTTCGTTCCCTCGGCGTGTTCGATGTAGTAGATGCCGCTTCCGTCGTCCCAGTCGACGAGTTTGTAGCTCGCGACCGTCGGATCGTCGTCCAGCGCACTCTCCAATGACTCCCGGTCGTCGCACTCGACGAGGAAGGGAAAGACGGTCGTTCCCGGATTGGTCGTTCCTTGAGAAATGACTCTGATTTTTACGTCGTCGAGGGACCGAAGCGTCGGAACAAGCGCGAGTCGGTCATGTCTGATGTGGATCTTTGCTGTTATTGACATAGATATAGTTCGTTTTCCGGTCGATAGGGTCGCCCGCGCGCCCGTACCACTCCTACAGGCTCGACGCCTTCGGTTTTTGCGCGCGTGTGTGTCTTACTATCCATGCTCCGATGAGTACTAATGTGAATATATACATGTATCTTAAACGCATCTATTGAAGACAATGTTGCCGATTAGTGGGTGCCTCGCGATTTCGGAGCGGTATTCGAAGAAGTAGCCATACCCGGCGGAGGGGCGCTACGAACGAACAGGGCGGAATAGAAGGCGACGAGAATGGGGCGTAGAATATACCGACCGATATATATCATAGCAGTGTGTTACCTCGTGTGACGGGGTCGAACCTAGGACCCTCGTGCGGGGTAACCCACGAGTGAACGGGAGAACCCGTTCCCGCCACCCCATCGAGGCGTCCCGTCTCCGGTCGGCTGTCCGAAGCCGCCGTCCGCTTATCGGTCCATCAGTAACAATTATACGAATTCTTTCATACTAAATACCCCGTAGTTGTACGCGCTAGCGGCTAAGGAGGGGCAGCCGTAAGCAGTAGTTGCAATGAGTGAACTGACCAAGTTCAACGCGGACGTTAGCGAGAAGGAGAATACGAATTTCTATCTACCTGCGACGGCAGTTTCGCCCAGCCTCGACCGCATCAGCAACGTCGTCGACGACCTGTTCGACCTCCACGGAGTGGTGCTGGTCCCCGATACGTACGACAAGTAAGTAGCGTCTGGGACCACTTCGGCCGGTTCGGCGTATACTACTCCGTCGCTCGATTTGCTTCGATTTCAGCGGTCGAGGTCGGTGACGCTTTTCCCTTCAAAGACCTCGGCGGGACTACGAGATGGCACTCACTGAGTACCGCTAACAGCGGCTCTACTCCGCGAACAACTCGGGCTCGAAGAACTTCGTGCTGCGGTTCTTCTGCCTGCATGCGCGTATCTTCCGCACTCGATTTGGAGGACGGTTACGCTCCCGGTACGGTTCAAGCTCACGAGTGGATACAACCGGTCACCGGTAGCGACGGCGAATACGGCTCTGGCACTGTTGAAACAGCGGGCTGTACTGAACTCTATCACGCATGCGCGATGGACCGCGAACGGCGGTGCCGTTTCGACGACGAGTGTTCGACGCGATTAGCTAAAACACCGAATCGGACTGCGGGCTGACCCCGTAATCGAATCTTCCCTTCTTCCCAATTCGAGAGAAGACACGCACTACAGTCGCTCTGCAAGCAGCGTAGTCTCGAACTCCATGGAGGGTGTTTCTGTATATCATCATAAAGTTTATTAGTCTGATCTGAGACGCTCAACCACGGAATCCAGTAGGTAGAAGAATTGTCCGTGGTGTCTCGTGGTCGTGAGTATTCACTTACGTGTAGGTCACTACACGTACGTAGAACTAAGGGGGTCCACGCTGTACCCTCATCCTATCCGATGGTACCGACGAAATCCAGGGGCTACGACCCGCGAAATGCGATTCCAGCGCGACGGAGAGTTTCGTGACCGTCGACGACTCAGAGGTCTCGGAGGCTGTCGACCGCTACCTCCGCGCCAGCGGGGACTCAGACCAGTACCGTCACACCGCGGAGACGGTCCTCGAACAGTTCACCACCTGGCTCCGACGCCGCGATCTCGAGACCTTCGACTCCTTCGAGAGCGATGGCGAGCAGATTCTTCGCCGGTACGCCGACCGACTCAATCAGCGCGTCCGAGCCGACGGCATCGAAGCGTCGACGGCAGGGATGTACTACGACGTCGTCAGCGGCTTTCTCGGCTACTGCGTCCGCGACGGCGTTCTCTCGCGAAACCCGGCTCTCACGGAGCGCGCTCGCGAACCCCTGCCTCGCGACGACGAAGACCGCACGCAGCAGTTCTGGACCCCCGAGGTTCGTCGAACGCTCGTCGAGTACGCGAACGACCGCGCGTACGAAGCAATCGAAGCGGACGGTCTCGACGCGATGCGGAGCGTCCGAGACCGCGCGTTCGTTCACGTCCTCGCGTACACGGGCGTCCGAGGGGCGGAGGTCTTCCGCGTGAGCGGCGACGACCGCTCGGGTCGGCAAGGACTCACCTGGAAACGGGTAGACACGGACTCGTGGACGTTCCGCGTGTGGGGAAAATCGCAATCGTGGGAGGATGTCTCCGTACTCGAACAGGCCCGCGAGTCCGTACGGCAGTGGAAACGCGTGCAGAATCCCCCGACTGACGAGTGGCCGGTGTTTCCAACCGGACACGCACCGTCGAAGTACGCGGCGGTCCGCGACGCGCGCGACGACGCCGACGCGCTTCTCGACGACGCTGACG
It encodes:
- a CDS encoding helix-turn-helix domain-containing protein, giving the protein MSITAKIHIRHDRLALVPTLRSLDDVKIRVISQGTTNPGTTVFPFLVECDDRESLESALDDDPTVASYKLVDWDDGSGIYYIEHAEGTKLISAVVTDVNGFLAHTETKGNGWLVRLLLPDKEALNSVWQYARENDISLEIIEIYGNESAGGESSYGLTLEQRTALQTAYEKGHFQEPRDISLTEVAEEMGLSSTAMSGRLRRGMRNLIAATIAEPKDEE
- a CDS encoding aminomethyl transferase family protein — encoded protein: MREDAEHPNHPGVDQSDRVLPRNLRQSGDPGIQMLVSTRVRKSPFFDKSFNEEGAWRCTVYNRTYHPRGLVEPEEGGAMAEYEALTEKVTLWDVAVERQIRVKGPDAEALTDYVITRDATEIDTMKGKYVILCNEDGGVLNDPILLRVEDDEFWFSISDSTLMQWLQGVNVGMDFDVEIDEIDVAPMQIQGPLSEDVMIDVVGEEVSEIPYYGLMDAEINGADVLVSQTGFSGEKGFEIYVKDAMENAERVWDPVLDTVKEHGGMQIAPGHHRRIAAGILSWGQDMDHETSPFQVNLGYQVPDDKEGDYIGKEALEEQKEQIESGEYPFNLKMVGLKMAGEPIRDYAPDFWIVSDPDTGNECGYMTSPWWNPELETNIGLGFVPAEKLQNETGAELNDEIYEEDLDIEFEVHLPDEYAEDGEDSVYATVAEVPFKESVNPSAREQAKLSAAQEASDD
- a CDS encoding tyrosine-type recombinase/integrase, whose product is MTVDDSEVSEAVDRYLRASGDSDQYRHTAETVLEQFTTWLRRRDLETFDSFESDGEQILRRYADRLNQRVRADGIEASTAGMYYDVVSGFLGYCVRDGVLSRNPALTERAREPLPRDDEDRTQQFWTPEVRRTLVEYANDRAYEAIEADGLDAMRSVRDRAFVHVLAYTGVRGAEVFRVSGDDRSGRQGLTWKRVDTDSWTFRVWGKSQSWEDVSVLEQARESVRQWKRVQNPPTDEWPVFPTGHAPSKYAAVRDARDDADALLDDADVDEVLREYEIAPPAVTTHGARRVLARIADDAGVDVDGEAPKLHGARRGLGDALFRKDRGLASDVLRHSSLSVTKAAYSHIDAAERGEAASELLDE
- a CDS encoding nuclear transport factor 2 family protein, with protein sequence MATQQQDNADALREGYKAFNERDFEAVMELFDETIEWIEPEGSRYRGTYHGPEAVGSMFERLLSDIADFAVEPDRILQAGQTVVALGHHRGTAVKAGETLTVPFAHVWDMEDGRVTRVQHYTDTAQFEQALTE